One Bartonella kosoyi DNA segment encodes these proteins:
- a CDS encoding disulfide bond formation protein B, producing the protein MENVEQKNPHFVIFMNTLGLIGLSIVLVVAFYYQLVKFELPCPLCLLQRVGLMLAGCGFLLNIHHRVKNTHYGMVIIGCMVTSAVAARQVFLHITPDDLGYGSTFFGLHFYTWAFIISVLCIFAVAFVMILGELAHKFKEFSSFPILSKTASFLFVFLIAANLISTILECGGGQCADDPVRYELLSNWFPS; encoded by the coding sequence ATGGAAAATGTTGAACAAAAAAATCCTCATTTCGTCATTTTTATGAATACACTAGGACTGATTGGGTTGTCCATTGTCTTGGTGGTTGCTTTTTATTATCAATTGGTAAAATTTGAGTTACCTTGTCCCCTCTGTTTGCTGCAACGCGTTGGATTGATGCTGGCAGGATGTGGGTTCTTGCTCAATATTCACCATAGAGTGAAAAATACCCATTATGGGATGGTTATTATCGGTTGTATGGTCACCAGTGCTGTTGCTGCTCGGCAGGTATTTTTGCATATCACACCTGATGATCTGGGATATGGTTCAACGTTCTTTGGATTGCATTTTTATACTTGGGCTTTCATTATTTCTGTCCTTTGTATCTTTGCTGTTGCATTCGTCATGATTTTAGGTGAATTGGCACACAAGTTTAAAGAGTTTTCTTCTTTTCCAATCTTAAGTAAAACAGCAAGTTTCTTATTTGTGTTTTTAATCGCGGCAAATTTGATTTCGACCATATTGGAATGTGGTGGTGGACAATGCGCCGATGATCCTGTAAGGTACGAATTGTTATCAAATTGGTTCCCTTCATAG
- a CDS encoding DUF5993 family protein translates to MFFPFLIALGTAITTVYGKKNISYVLWAILFVVILLTFNHHATSTLNLSF, encoded by the coding sequence ATGTTTTTTCCATTTTTAATCGCTTTAGGCACTGCAATAACAACGGTGTATGGCAAAAAAAATATAAGTTATGTTTTGTGGGCTATTTTGTTCGTTGTTATTCTTCTAACCTTTAATCATCACGCAACTTCTACTTTGAATTTATCTTTTTGA
- the purE gene encoding 5-(carboxyamino)imidazole ribonucleotide mutase, with amino-acid sequence MMKKSCDVGILMGSQSDWQTMCHSADILTALGVSHSSHIVSAHRTPERLYQFAKEAKSAGFKVLIAGAGGAAHLPGMLAALTPLPVFGVPVHSQSLSGQDSLLSIVQMPAGIPVGTLAIGKSGAINAALLAAAVMAVYDPDLAQRLEDWRQQQTANVALTPVTEV; translated from the coding sequence ATGATGAAGAAATCATGTGATGTCGGGATTTTAATGGGGAGCCAATCGGATTGGCAAACGATGTGCCATAGTGCCGATATTTTGACGGCTCTTGGCGTTTCTCATAGTTCGCATATTGTCTCAGCCCACCGCACCCCTGAACGCCTTTATCAATTTGCCAAAGAAGCAAAATCGGCAGGTTTTAAAGTTTTAATTGCTGGTGCTGGAGGTGCAGCGCATCTTCCTGGAATGCTCGCAGCGCTTACGCCACTTCCTGTTTTTGGCGTTCCAGTTCACTCACAATCTCTCTCTGGTCAAGACTCTTTACTTTCAATCGTGCAAATGCCAGCAGGCATACCGGTTGGCACGTTAGCCATTGGCAAATCAGGGGCAATTAATGCCGCCCTTTTAGCCGCCGCCGTTATGGCGGTTTATGATCCTGATCTTGCCCAACGCTTAGAAGATTGGCGTCAGCAACAAACCGCCAATGTCGCCCTAACGCCTGTAACGGAGGTTTAA
- the groL gene encoding chaperonin GroEL (60 kDa chaperone family; promotes refolding of misfolded polypeptides especially under stressful conditions; forms two stacked rings of heptamers to form a barrel-shaped 14mer; ends can be capped by GroES; misfolded proteins enter the barrel where they are refolded when GroES binds), which produces MAAKEVKFGREARERLLRGVDILANAVKVTLGPKGRNVVIDKSFGAPRITKDGVSVAKEIELDDKFENMGAQMLREVASKTNDIAGDGTTTATVLGQAIVQEGVKAVAAGMNPMDLKRGIDAAVDEVVANLFKKAKKIQTSAEIAQVGTISANGAAEIGKMIADAMEKVGNEGVITVEEAKTAETELEVVEGMQFDRGYLSPYFVTNAEKMVADLDDPYILIHEKKLSNLQSLLPVLEAVVQSGKPLLIIAEDVEGEALATLVVNKLRGGLKIAAVKAPGFGDRRKAMLEDIAILTSGQVISEDVGIKLENVTLDMLGRAKKVNISKENTTIIDGAGQKAEITARVNQIKAQIEETTSDYDREKLQERLAKLAGGVAVIRVGGATEVEVKEKKDRVDDALNATRAAVEEGIVAGGGTALLRAASALSVKGSNPDQEAGINIVRRALQAPARQIATNAGEEAAIIVGKVLENNADTFGYNTATGEFGDLIALGIVDPVKVVRSALQNAASIASLLITTEAMVAEMPKKEAPMPPMPAGGMGGMGGMDF; this is translated from the coding sequence ATGGCTGCTAAAGAAGTCAAATTTGGCCGTGAAGCGCGTGAACGTTTGTTGCGCGGTGTCGACATCCTTGCTAATGCGGTTAAGGTGACACTCGGCCCTAAAGGGCGCAATGTGGTGATTGATAAATCATTTGGTGCGCCACGCATCACAAAAGATGGTGTATCCGTTGCAAAGGAAATCGAACTGGACGATAAGTTCGAAAATATGGGTGCACAAATGTTGCGTGAAGTTGCTTCTAAAACCAACGATATTGCTGGGGATGGAACAACAACGGCAACGGTGTTGGGACAGGCGATCGTGCAAGAAGGCGTTAAAGCCGTTGCTGCGGGCATGAACCCTATGGATCTTAAACGCGGGATTGATGCCGCTGTAGATGAAGTGGTGGCTAATCTTTTCAAAAAAGCTAAAAAAATCCAAACTTCTGCAGAAATTGCGCAAGTTGGAACCATTTCGGCCAATGGTGCTGCTGAAATCGGTAAAATGATTGCTGATGCCATGGAAAAAGTGGGCAATGAAGGCGTTATTACCGTAGAAGAAGCTAAAACGGCTGAAACCGAATTGGAAGTCGTGGAAGGAATGCAGTTTGATCGTGGCTATCTTTCCCCTTACTTTGTCACGAATGCTGAGAAAATGGTTGCAGATCTTGATGATCCTTACATTCTCATTCACGAAAAGAAATTGTCCAATTTGCAATCCTTGCTTCCCGTTTTGGAAGCGGTTGTGCAGTCTGGCAAACCCCTTCTTATCATTGCTGAAGATGTGGAAGGCGAAGCTTTGGCAACGCTCGTGGTCAACAAATTGCGCGGTGGTTTGAAAATTGCTGCTGTAAAAGCCCCTGGATTTGGTGATCGTCGTAAAGCAATGCTTGAAGATATCGCTATTTTAACATCTGGACAGGTGATTTCTGAAGATGTCGGCATTAAGCTTGAAAATGTCACTTTGGATATGCTTGGACGTGCAAAGAAAGTGAATATTTCTAAAGAAAACACCACCATTATTGATGGGGCTGGACAAAAGGCTGAGATTACCGCACGTGTCAATCAGATTAAAGCGCAGATTGAAGAAACAACTTCTGACTATGATCGTGAAAAATTGCAAGAAAGATTGGCTAAACTCGCTGGTGGTGTTGCTGTTATCCGTGTGGGTGGTGCAACAGAAGTTGAAGTGAAAGAAAAGAAAGACCGTGTGGATGATGCGTTGAATGCAACACGGGCGGCTGTCGAAGAAGGTATTGTTGCTGGTGGTGGTACTGCATTGTTGCGTGCAGCAAGTGCGTTGAGCGTTAAGGGAAGTAATCCTGACCAAGAAGCTGGTATTAATATTGTTCGTCGTGCTCTTCAAGCACCTGCGCGTCAAATTGCAACCAATGCCGGTGAAGAAGCGGCTATCATTGTTGGCAAGGTGTTGGAAAATAATGCCGATACATTTGGTTACAACACCGCAACGGGTGAGTTTGGTGATTTGATTGCTTTGGGAATTGTTGATCCTGTGAAGGTGGTCCGTTCTGCTCTTCAGAATGCGGCTTCCATTGCAAGCCTTCTGATTACAACAGAAGCAATGGTTGCTGAAATGCCAAAGAAAGAGGCTCCAATGCCTCCGATGCCGGCTGGTGGAATGGGCGGAATGGGCGGAATGGATTTCTAA
- the groES gene encoding co-chaperone GroES, with the protein MANIQFRPLHDRVVVRRVESENKTAGGIIIPDTAKEKPQEGEVIAVGNGALDDNGKRVPLEVKTGDRILFGKWSGTEVKINGEDLLIMKESDIMGIMG; encoded by the coding sequence ATGGCTAATATACAATTCCGCCCACTTCACGACCGTGTCGTTGTTCGTCGGGTTGAATCTGAAAATAAAACCGCTGGTGGGATTATCATTCCTGATACAGCAAAAGAAAAACCACAAGAAGGCGAAGTGATTGCTGTTGGCAATGGCGCTCTCGATGATAACGGAAAGCGTGTGCCTTTAGAAGTCAAAACAGGGGACCGTATTTTGTTTGGAAAATGGTCTGGAACTGAAGTCAAGATTAATGGGGAAGATCTCTTAATCATGAAAGAATCGGACATTATGGGAATTATGGGTTAA
- the fumC gene encoding class II fumarate hydratase: MVETRQETDSFGTISVRQDRYWGAQTERSLHNFNIGSEKQPLTIIYALSLIKKAAALVNMDKGKLSPKIGKAIVTAADAVLSGAFDTHFPLSVWQTGSGTQSNMNVNEVIANHASMLLGGKLGSKKPVHPNDHVNMSQSSNDSFPTALHIATTLQTRQHLFPILEALITTFKKKEEEFADIIKIGRTHTQDATPLTLAQEFSGYRVALEANLRRIETALTDVQMLAQGGTAVGTGLNAPKGFDVAFAETISTLTGITFKTAHNKFEALAHHGALAHFHGSLNALAADLFKIANDIRFLGSGPRSGLGELNLPENEPGSSIMPGKVNPTQCEAMTMVAAQVFGNHTTVTFAASQGHFELNVYKPVIGYNILQSITLLGDCMRSFDMHCIQGLRANRVHIHALMERSLMLVTALAPEIGYEKAAEIAKAAHKNDTTLRTEALKAGVSGEDYDRLVDPKKMIAPQ, translated from the coding sequence ATGGTTGAAACACGTCAGGAAACGGATAGCTTTGGAACGATTTCGGTACGTCAAGATCGTTATTGGGGAGCACAAACTGAACGTTCTCTGCATAATTTTAATATTGGCAGTGAAAAGCAGCCTCTTACCATCATTTACGCCTTAAGCCTTATCAAAAAAGCGGCTGCTCTTGTCAATATGGACAAAGGCAAACTTTCCCCCAAGATCGGAAAAGCGATTGTCACAGCAGCTGATGCAGTTCTCTCTGGCGCTTTCGATACGCATTTTCCCCTTTCTGTTTGGCAAACAGGCTCAGGGACCCAAAGCAATATGAATGTCAATGAAGTGATCGCCAACCATGCCAGCATGCTTTTGGGGGGTAAATTGGGCAGCAAAAAGCCTGTTCATCCCAATGACCATGTCAATATGAGTCAATCCTCCAACGATTCCTTTCCCACGGCGCTTCACATTGCCACCACGCTGCAAACGCGCCAACATCTTTTTCCTATTCTGGAAGCACTCATTACCACTTTCAAGAAAAAAGAAGAAGAATTTGCCGACATTATCAAAATTGGACGCACGCATACGCAAGATGCCACGCCCTTAACGCTTGCCCAAGAATTTTCAGGCTATCGGGTTGCGCTTGAAGCCAATCTTCGTCGGATTGAAACAGCCCTTACTGATGTTCAAATGCTTGCTCAAGGCGGAACAGCTGTAGGAACAGGGCTCAACGCCCCGAAAGGTTTTGACGTTGCCTTTGCAGAAACCATCAGCACCCTCACCGGAATAACCTTTAAAACGGCGCACAATAAATTTGAGGCGCTGGCGCATCATGGTGCTCTTGCGCATTTCCATGGCAGCTTGAATGCCTTAGCCGCTGATCTCTTTAAAATTGCCAATGACATTCGGTTTTTAGGTTCTGGTCCTCGTTCTGGCTTAGGTGAACTCAACTTGCCTGAAAATGAACCCGGCTCCTCTATTATGCCCGGCAAAGTTAATCCCACCCAGTGTGAAGCCATGACCATGGTTGCAGCCCAAGTTTTTGGCAATCATACCACCGTCACCTTTGCCGCCAGTCAAGGGCATTTTGAACTCAACGTCTATAAACCTGTTATTGGCTATAACATTTTACAATCGATTACCCTTCTTGGGGATTGCATGCGTTCTTTTGATATGCATTGCATTCAAGGATTACGCGCCAATCGTGTTCATATTCACGCCCTCATGGAGCGCTCACTGATGTTAGTCACCGCTCTTGCCCCAGAAATTGGTTATGAAAAAGCCGCTGAAATTGCTAAAGCAGCGCATAAAAATGATACAACTTTGCGCACTGAAGCCCTCAAAGCAGGTGTTTCTGGAGAAGATTATGATCGGCTGGTTGATCCCAAAAAGATGATTGCTCCCCAATAA
- a CDS encoding outer membrane protein: protein MNTKCLIALSLFTFMTASTAQAADTVIFQPSKPNVTAPSGLAPRIAPVTISAPFSWTGFYFGGQIGHVSINSTLNYAPESNGGKWAWVNRDLSPKPSGFVGGFYAGSNIDLGDNLIVSFDTDMIWSGRKNTQTDTGKQILDKLDSLNAAFQEAGIPLLTSGTRDAMIPDADDLVVSSVTLKEKWSGALRARIGFASHRLMPYIAGGVAYTQMQYILSLLTKSQEDSTVFASGNVFDKTKRMIGYTVGGGFDLAMTDDIIMRTEYRYTDFFKQKFANDELKMSAQAHNFRLGIAYKF, encoded by the coding sequence ATGAATACAAAATGTTTAATTGCACTCTCTCTTTTCACTTTTATGACTGCTTCAACAGCGCAAGCCGCTGATACGGTAATATTTCAACCATCAAAGCCGAATGTTACAGCACCAAGTGGCTTAGCTCCAAGGATTGCGCCAGTGACTATTTCAGCGCCTTTTTCTTGGACTGGTTTTTATTTTGGTGGACAAATTGGACATGTTTCCATTAACAGCACTTTAAATTACGCACCAGAATCCAATGGTGGGAAATGGGCTTGGGTCAACAGAGATCTCTCACCCAAACCATCAGGATTTGTCGGTGGTTTTTATGCCGGTTCTAATATCGATTTAGGAGATAACCTTATTGTCAGTTTTGATACGGATATGATTTGGTCTGGGCGGAAAAACACCCAAACGGACACTGGCAAGCAAATTCTCGATAAATTAGACTCTCTTAACGCAGCCTTTCAAGAAGCTGGGATTCCTCTTCTAACATCTGGCACTCGGGATGCAATGATCCCCGACGCTGATGATCTTGTTGTAAGCAGTGTCACATTGAAAGAAAAATGGTCTGGCGCTTTGCGAGCACGCATTGGTTTTGCTTCCCATCGTCTTATGCCTTATATTGCAGGGGGTGTTGCCTACACACAGATGCAATATATCCTATCGCTTTTAACAAAATCGCAAGAAGATTCGACAGTATTTGCTTCTGGCAATGTGTTTGATAAGACAAAAAGAATGATTGGTTATACTGTTGGGGGTGGCTTTGATCTTGCCATGACAGATGACATTATCATGCGTACAGAATACCGTTATACAGATTTTTTTAAACAGAAATTTGCCAATGATGAACTTAAAATGAGTGCCCAAGCGCATAATTTTCGCCTTGGCATCGCTTATAAATTCTAA
- a CDS encoding MFS transporter yields MDKVKQFKIYSLSKSTALVVAVLPLFLSEKLHLSQADIVLIGSYFLLLPLILEVPLGLLSDVYGSKRVIYIGLFFFLCGFLALFMNYAYFAYATYLLCITLAAACFSGAEDSLLFSVVPKHRTLFSVKSEVAAVTYSVTTVLIFLGGILYYVHPALPLIFQVLSLIFALFMFSKLTKGLDSFHINAHPSIFTVLCTSRKEVKNPYRFTLIFLSAVSAFAILVNNRTISIAFSDFLPFQPAILVSIIFIIGNFFSASSNILFQKYFSKFQNPIFPVLMIGCMVTIAFFLMSFQIIAALTLGFLLLCVFKSAYRSYLSSLLINSLIDPKAIATVLSFTAIITAVVSFAFSFLYGYVFSTFWQANLWLAVVMAVIFGVSALIIFVRKQEIIWLQPENAQSSKQHFLKRKHQEFCYGQIYPEASCINENIKDGSFRQSLYPAPNLITLCDEVVEWEFIRGTVLSQMDLLHQKAIIDQINKIFEDRLSKNIILSHGDLHPDNIIVTPENSFMVVDWDLCQEASPELDILTFFTSPRLSLNLEERIDHISHLLSISKDEALPMIKAFVAKKISDLCLYQNIFMKQLVLDYMNLNKEFHGR; encoded by the coding sequence ATGGATAAGGTTAAGCAATTTAAGATTTATAGCCTTAGCAAGTCTACTGCTCTCGTGGTTGCTGTTTTACCGCTTTTTTTGTCGGAAAAATTGCATTTGTCGCAAGCGGATATTGTTTTAATCGGGAGTTATTTTTTATTGCTTCCTTTGATCTTAGAAGTCCCCTTGGGTTTATTATCAGATGTTTATGGAAGTAAGCGCGTTATTTATATTGGGCTGTTTTTCTTTCTTTGTGGTTTTTTAGCTCTTTTTATGAATTATGCATATTTTGCTTACGCCACTTATTTGTTGTGTATTACATTAGCAGCCGCTTGTTTCTCAGGTGCGGAAGATAGTTTACTCTTTTCTGTAGTCCCAAAGCATCGCACACTGTTTTCCGTTAAGTCTGAAGTGGCTGCAGTTACCTATAGTGTGACAACGGTACTTATTTTTTTAGGGGGAATACTTTATTATGTACATCCTGCATTGCCTTTGATTTTTCAAGTCCTTTCATTAATTTTTGCTCTTTTTATGTTTTCAAAACTGACGAAGGGATTAGATAGTTTTCATATCAACGCTCATCCGAGTATTTTCACAGTTCTGTGCACCAGCCGTAAAGAAGTCAAAAACCCTTATCGCTTCACTCTTATTTTTTTAAGTGCAGTTTCAGCTTTTGCTATTTTGGTTAATAATCGAACTATTTCTATCGCATTTTCTGATTTTTTGCCATTTCAACCTGCTATTTTGGTTTCGATTATTTTTATCATTGGGAATTTTTTTTCAGCAAGTTCCAATATATTGTTTCAGAAGTATTTTTCAAAGTTTCAAAATCCTATTTTTCCCGTCTTAATGATTGGTTGTATGGTAACCATTGCTTTTTTTCTCATGTCATTTCAAATCATTGCGGCTCTTACATTAGGATTTTTACTGCTATGTGTTTTTAAATCTGCTTATCGATCTTATCTGTCGTCTCTTCTTATAAATTCACTGATTGATCCCAAAGCTATCGCGACTGTTTTATCATTTACAGCCATTATTACAGCTGTTGTATCCTTTGCATTCAGTTTTTTATACGGTTATGTTTTTTCAACATTCTGGCAAGCTAATTTGTGGTTGGCAGTGGTTATGGCTGTGATTTTTGGGGTGTCTGCTTTAATTATTTTTGTCAGAAAACAAGAAATCATTTGGTTACAACCTGAAAATGCACAATCGTCAAAACAACATTTCTTGAAACGCAAGCATCAAGAGTTTTGCTATGGGCAAATTTATCCGGAAGCATCGTGCATTAATGAAAACATCAAGGATGGCTCTTTTCGACAAAGTCTCTATCCTGCACCAAATTTGATAACACTTTGCGATGAAGTCGTCGAATGGGAGTTTATCCGGGGTACTGTATTGAGCCAAATGGATTTGCTACATCAAAAGGCGATTATTGATCAAATCAATAAGATCTTTGAAGATCGATTAAGCAAGAATATAATCTTATCACATGGAGATTTACATCCTGATAATATCATTGTTACTCCTGAGAATTCTTTTATGGTAGTGGATTGGGATTTATGTCAAGAAGCCAGTCCGGAATTGGATATCTTAACATTTTTCACCAGTCCAAGATTATCTCTCAATTTAGAAGAACGGATAGACCATATTTCTCATTTGCTGTCGATATCAAAGGATGAAGCTTTACCAATGATAAAAGCGTTTGTGGCTAAAAAAATTTCTGATCTTTGTCTATACCAAAATATTTTCATGAAACAATTAGTATTGGATTATATGAACTTGAATAAGGAATTTCATGGGCGATAA
- a CDS encoding YqaA family protein, producing MILNKLKLWTISLANRRTAPHWLGFIAFIESSFFPIPVDILYIPLLLIRQKQVYRYAFIATICSVLGGIAGWFIGHFAYGTLAKPILEFYGKVESFEALKNNATLQFLIILLITSGFFHLPPIKIVTILAGVMSVRLELFILICIFSRGARFYLLAWLIKHFGQKAMNFLRRHFKWIILVGCVSLLLVYGIFIAFFNKQLL from the coding sequence ATGATATTAAACAAATTAAAGCTTTGGACGATTTCTTTAGCAAATCGGCGTACAGCACCACACTGGCTTGGTTTCATTGCCTTTATTGAAAGTTCTTTTTTTCCCATTCCCGTAGATATTTTATATATCCCCCTGCTGCTTATCCGTCAAAAGCAGGTTTATCGCTATGCTTTCATTGCAACGATCTGTTCTGTTTTAGGCGGCATTGCCGGTTGGTTTATCGGACATTTTGCTTATGGCACCCTTGCCAAACCCATTTTAGAATTTTACGGCAAAGTTGAAAGTTTTGAAGCTCTAAAAAACAATGCCACCCTACAATTTCTGATTATTTTACTGATAACATCAGGTTTTTTTCATCTTCCCCCTATCAAAATTGTCACAATTTTGGCGGGTGTGATGAGTGTCCGTCTTGAACTTTTCATTCTCATTTGTATTTTTTCCCGAGGCGCTCGTTTTTATCTTCTCGCGTGGTTGATTAAACATTTTGGACAAAAAGCAATGAATTTTCTAAGACGACATTTCAAATGGATTATCCTCGTAGGGTGTGTTAGTCTCCTTTTGGTTTATGGGATTTTTATAGCTTTTTTTAATAAGCAGCTTTTATAA
- a CDS encoding disulfide bond formation protein B: MACVFSSHSFLNKHLHLEPSRKEQSLWAFFLAFCLSATVGLALCFEHLGGYLPCDLCLIERFPYYGAIPFLLLAGFGAWFFRMSSWIQLLFLCVFVLMSISLVLAIYHAGVEYGFWTAPLSCGSNTIRKALDVNQLLNQLNNIHPPSCSEAPTRFLFLSFAGWNVVASLLFSLMSLYITSKGILSSHKT; this comes from the coding sequence ATGGCATGTGTTTTTTCTTCCCATTCCTTTTTAAACAAACACCTTCATCTAGAACCCAGCAGAAAAGAACAAAGTTTATGGGCTTTTTTTCTGGCTTTTTGCTTATCCGCCACTGTAGGTCTCGCCCTTTGTTTTGAACATCTTGGTGGGTATCTTCCTTGCGATTTATGTCTTATCGAGCGTTTTCCCTATTACGGTGCCATCCCCTTTTTGCTCTTAGCAGGTTTTGGAGCATGGTTTTTTCGCATGTCTTCGTGGATACAACTTTTATTTTTATGTGTTTTTGTCTTAATGAGCATTAGCCTTGTTCTCGCCATTTATCATGCCGGTGTTGAATATGGCTTTTGGACAGCGCCTCTCAGTTGTGGTTCAAACACCATACGCAAAGCCTTAGACGTTAACCAACTGCTTAATCAATTAAACAATATTCACCCTCCTTCTTGTTCAGAAGCTCCCACCCGTTTTCTTTTTCTTTCATTTGCCGGTTGGAATGTGGTTGCAAGCCTCCTTTTCAGCCTTATGAGCCTCTATATTACTTCGAAAGGCATTCTCTCGAGCCACAAGACATAA
- a CDS encoding type II toxin-antitoxin system PemK/MazF family toxin: protein MSEDKNTTPPTLPPPLTPVEICHLEAPHIVMEHDHAAWREHVKLGDINAPYTKPPHIKPRLKSAPRIRQVFWCDFPHDSILPEFWKKRPVLVLSKNAKLYGNVTVLPFSTKSQPNNPAAYPLQSPIEHKKAWIICNYVTTVSVSRLSCSHSGAPRLSEEEFHKVISLMLKYLPRLNP from the coding sequence ATGTCTGAGGATAAAAACACAACGCCTCCCACTCTCCCTCCCCCGCTCACTCCTGTAGAAATCTGTCATCTTGAAGCACCGCATATTGTGATGGAACATGATCATGCCGCATGGCGAGAACATGTGAAATTAGGGGATATCAATGCACCTTACACAAAGCCCCCTCATATAAAACCGCGGCTCAAATCAGCACCCCGCATTCGACAAGTTTTTTGGTGCGATTTTCCTCATGATTCGATTCTCCCTGAATTTTGGAAAAAACGTCCTGTTTTAGTGCTTTCTAAGAATGCAAAACTCTATGGCAATGTTACGGTTTTGCCCTTTTCGACAAAATCACAACCGAATAATCCTGCGGCTTATCCCCTACAATCTCCGATAGAACATAAAAAAGCATGGATTATCTGCAATTATGTAACAACCGTCTCAGTAAGCCGTCTTAGTTGCTCACATAGTGGTGCCCCAAGATTATCGGAGGAAGAATTTCATAAAGTTATTTCTCTTATGCTTAAATATTTACCGCGTTTGAACCCTTGA